The Longimicrobium sp. nucleotide sequence GACGGAAAGCTCCGGGCTCCGCCGTTCGCCGGCGGGCCCGGACGCTCTCCTCTCGCGAGACCGGAGGCTCGGGCCTACGGCTCCGCGAGGCCGGTGACCAGCCAGACCTTCGCGCTGTCGCAGGATGCGTCCGGCGCCCGCACCCACGAGAGCGCTCCGGCCCCGTTCTTCACCTCCCCGCCGCCGAACCCGCCCGTCGCGCCGACGCGAAGCACCCGGTCTCCCACCCGGACGGCCCGGTCCCCGGGGTTCCAGTCCGTTCCGGGCGACGGGAAGGCGGCGAGCCAGCGCTCGCCGCCCTCCCGGACGATGTAGAGGCAGGGGCCTTCCAACTCCAGCCTGCCCCGAAGCAGGGCGCCGTGGCCCTCGGGGCTGGCCGGGTACAGCGCGAGCGGGCTCGCCGCCGCGCCCGTGCGCTGCCCCGCGGGCGCCCCCGGCGAAGGCCGCTCGCCGCCGGGCGAGCAGGACGACGCCAGGAGCAGGACCCCGAGGCGGAGAATGCAGCCGTGGCTACGGGCCATAGACCAGTGTAACCCCCAGGTCAGAGATGTAGTCGGTGGACATGTACACCGCGTAGCTGCACTGGCCCGCGCCGGGACCCGTGGAGGACACCGACTTGTGGATCCCGAAGGCGGTCTGGCCGTTGAAGAACGGGCCGCCGCTGTCGCCGAGGTCGCACAGGAGGCTGGCGCCCTCGACCCGGATGAACAGGGCGCTGCACGTGACGGTGCCGCACGCGCCGGAGTAGGCCGGCTGGTGCGTCGTGCTCGCGACCGAGCCGCAGCTGTACCCGGTCGTCATCCCGCGGTGGCAGACGGTGTTGCCAACCGCCGTGCTGCTCCTCAGCCGCCGGCCGGTCAGGACGCGGGCGGTGGTGGTGAGGTCGGCGTAGAACTCCGGGTACTCGTCGTGGGACGTGGTGTGCCACTGCACGTCCGCGTCCGCGTCGAGGCTCTCGGACACGAAGGTGATCGCGTAGCTCGTGCCACCGAACTCGAAGTAGGTCTGCGTGTTGCCGCAGTGGGCGGCGGTCAGCACGCCGCGGGTGCCGGCACTGTTCTGCACCACGAAGCCCGACGTGCAGGTGGACAGGTTCGCGCCGCCGCGCGTGTGCGCGTCCCGTTCCGGGGCGTCGACGAGCCGGATGCGCACCGGGTGGCCGAGCTGCCTGGAGAACTCGGCTCCCTGGGCCTTCGCCGCCTCGCCCGCCGCGCCGGTGGCGTGGACGATGAGCACGATGTCGCCGGTCTTCACGTCCATGTCCGTGGCCATCAGGCCGGGAAGTGCCGCCCTGAACTGCGGCAGCGACGCCTGGATCCTGCCGAGGACCTGCGACTCGGTGGCGGCGGCCCCGGTGACGAACACGACCGGAGTCGGCGAGTTGGCGGCCGCGGCCTGGAACTCGGGCGGAGCGGG carries:
- a CDS encoding S1 family peptidase, with the translated sequence MHQPRRASRLFGLLGVLAATSAAAASFSAIDAAAQEVPAHPGPPVRRATAAEVIQADARAYAAQFNVGVDEAVRRLRAQEQQGDVIDRLRKANPGRFAGLWVEHQPEFRIVVRLAGDAPAPPEFQAAAANSPTPVVFVTGAAATESQVLGRIQASLPQFRAALPGLMATDMDVKTGDIVLIVHATGAAGEAAKAQGAEFSRQLGHPVRIRLVDAPERDAHTRGGANLSTCTSGFVVQNSAGTRGVLTAAHCGNTQTYFEFGGTSYAITFVSESLDADADVQWHTTSHDEYPEFYADLTTTARVLTGRRLRSSTAVGNTVCHRGMTTGYSCGSVASTTHQPAYSGACGTVTCSALFIRVEGASLLCDLGDSGGPFFNGQTAFGIHKSVSSTGPGAGQCSYAVYMSTDYISDLGVTLVYGP